In the Dyella humicola genome, CGTCGGTGCCGAGGAGCGCGGCCAGAGTGAGGCTATCGCCCGCAATCTGCTGGAAATGGCCGACCTGCGCACGCCCATCATCTGCACCGTGATCGGTGAAGGCGGCTCGGGCGGCGCGCTGGCCATCGGCGTGGGCGACCGCACCGTGATGTTGCAGTACTCCACTTATTCGGTGATCTCGCCGGAAGGTTGCGCCTCCATCCTGTGGAAGAGCGCCGACAAGGCGAAGGACGCCGCCGAGGCGCTGGGCCTTACTGCGCCGCGTCTGCTTGAGCTGGGTCTGATCGACAAGCTGGTGCGCGAACCGCTGGGCGGCGCCCATCGCAACCCGCATTCGATGGCCGTGCGCCTCAAGGCCGTGCTGCTGAACCAGCTTGACGAGTTGGAAGCGCTGCCGATGAAGGACCTGCTCGAGCTGCGCTACAAGCGCTTGCGTGGCTACGGCGCTTACCAGGAGTAAGCCGCCATGGCCGGGGTGCGCGCGCTGGACCATGTGAACCTGCGTGCACCTGCCGCACTGATCGAGCGGTTGCGCCGCTTCTATATCGACATCGTGGGCCTGCAGGAAGGCCCTCGGCCCTCGTTTCGCTCCGGTTCGCGCGGCCATTGGCTGTATGCCGGCGAACAGCCGCTGATGCATCTGAGCATTTCCGGCGATGGCGACGGCCCACC is a window encoding:
- a CDS encoding VOC family protein is translated as MAGVRALDHVNLRAPAALIERLRRFYIDIVGLQEGPRPSFRSGSRGHWLYAGEQPLMHLSISGDGDGPPQRTGWLSHVAFACDDLAAARARLDAAHIPYQVDIVDSRGQVQLFLTDPAGVGVELNFQVDKR